The following are from one region of the Nitrospirota bacterium genome:
- a CDS encoding PAS domain S-box protein, with amino-acid sequence MSKGSRKDKSADAAAGASIKEQRPGTSLQAIFILAGGWVGFAVYIFIFFFAMDGAEGHSFIEHFLSPEHSGIRFRALVFFAPFITTVIGFLVNEREKFLTRTVVSESKYRDLFQNANDPIFIVDDALRFVDVNRRAVELLDHSKEEFLRMNLRDIMPAGEIPFMGRDCTGLRESDLREKYVTRMRAREGCWLDVEVSTSAIVRGGKVVGSRNIVRDITDLRHMQEELSRTYEALKVECQERTASLRETEKKLQTEISERKKTETRMAVLLKGRRPG; translated from the coding sequence TTGAGCAAAGGCAGTCGGAAAGACAAGTCCGCGGACGCCGCCGCGGGCGCTTCCATCAAGGAGCAGAGGCCGGGCACCTCGCTGCAGGCCATTTTTATCCTGGCCGGGGGCTGGGTGGGGTTTGCCGTCTACATCTTCATATTCTTCTTCGCCATGGACGGGGCAGAGGGGCACTCCTTCATCGAGCACTTCCTCTCCCCCGAGCACAGCGGCATCCGCTTCCGCGCGCTGGTCTTCTTCGCCCCCTTCATAACCACCGTCATCGGCTTTCTCGTCAACGAGCGGGAGAAGTTCCTCACCAGGACCGTCGTCTCGGAGTCCAAGTACCGCGACCTCTTCCAGAACGCCAACGACCCCATTTTCATCGTGGACGACGCCCTCCGCTTCGTGGACGTCAACAGGCGGGCCGTGGAGCTCCTGGACCACAGCAAGGAGGAGTTTCTTCGGATGAACCTCCGGGACATCATGCCGGCGGGAGAGATCCCCTTCATGGGCAGGGACTGCACCGGCCTCAGGGAGAGCGACCTCCGGGAGAAGTACGTCACCAGGATGCGCGCCCGGGAGGGATGCTGGCTTGACGTGGAAGTGAGCACCTCGGCCATCGTGCGAGGGGGGAAGGTGGTGGGCTCCCGGAACATCGTCCGCGACATTACCGACCTGAGGCACATGCAGGAGGAGCTGAGCCGGACCTACGAGGCGCTTAAGGTAGAGTGCCAGGAGCGCACGGCGAGCCTCAGGGAGACGGAAAAGAAGCTCCAGACGGAAATCTCCGAACGAAAGAAGACCGAAACCCGCATGGCCGTCCTCCTCAAAGGGCGGCGCCCGGGCTAA